From the genome of Gorilla gorilla gorilla isolate KB3781 chromosome 4, NHGRI_mGorGor1-v2.1_pri, whole genome shotgun sequence, one region includes:
- the LOC101141121 gene encoding LOW QUALITY PROTEIN: C-Jun-amino-terminal kinase-interacting protein 1-like (The sequence of the model RefSeq protein was modified relative to this genomic sequence to represent the inferred CDS: deleted 1 base in 1 codon), whose product MLQMDLIDATGDTPGAEDDEEDDDEERAARRPAAGPPKAESGREPASRGQGQSQGQSQGPGSGDTYLPKRPTTLNLFPQVQLSQDTLNNNSLGKKYKQPRPHHRSRHLHQQPTLPVDEHVQLELVSLRPCFGDYSDERDSAIVYDNCASVSSPYESAIGEEYEEASRPQPPACLSKDSTPDEPDVHFSKKFLNIFMSGRSGSSSAESFGLFSCITNGEEQEQTHRTEQEQTHRTIFRFVPRHEDELELEVDDPLLVELQAEDYWYEAYNMRTGARGIFTAYYAIEVTKEPEHMAALAKNSDWVDQFRGKFLGSVQVPYHKGNVVLSAAVQKIATTRRLTVHFNPPSSCVLEISVRGVKIGVKADDSQEAKGNKCSHFFQLKNISFRGYHPKNNKYFGFITKHLADHRFACHVFVSEDSTKALAESVGRAFQQFHKQFVEYTCPTEDIYLE is encoded by the exons ATGCTGCAGATGGACCTGATCGACGCGACGGGGGACACTCCCGGGGCCGAGGACGACGAGGAGGACGACGACGAGGAGCGCGCGGCCCGGCGGCCGGCAGCGGGGCCGCCCAAGGCCGAGTCCGGCCGGGAGCCGGCGTCCCGCGGCCAGGGCCAGAGCCAAGGCCAGAGCCAGGGCCCGGGCAGCGGGGACACGTACCTGCCCAAGCGGCCCACCACGCTCAACCTCTTTCCGCAGGTGCAGTTGTCTCAGGACACACTGAATAATAATTCTCTGGGCAAAAAGTACA AGCAGCCCCGCCCCCACCACAGATCGAGGCACCTCCACCAACAGCCCACGCTGCCGGTAGATGAGCACGTGCAGCTGGAGCTGGTGAGCCTGCGGCCGTGCTTCGGAGACTACAGTGACGAGAGGGACTCGGCCATCGTCTACGACAACTGTGCCTCCGTCTCCTCGCCCTATGAGTCAGCCATCGGAGAGGAATATGAAGAGGCCTCCCGGCCCCAgcctcctgcctgcctctccaaGGACTCCACGCCTGACGAACCCGACGTCCATTTCTCCAAGAAGTTCCTGAACATCTTCATGAGTGGCCGCTCCGGCTCCTCCAGTGCCGAGTCCTTCGGGCTGTTCTCCTGCATCACCAACggggaggagcaggagcagaCCCACCGTACC GAGCAGGAGCAGACCCACCGGACCATATTCAGGTTTGTGCCTCGACACGAAGACGAACTTGAGCTGGAAGTGGATGACCCTCTGCTAGTGGAGCTCCAGGCTGAAGACTACTGGTACGAGGCCTACAACATGCGCACTGGTGCCCGGGGCATCTTTACTGCCTATTACGCCATCGAGGTCACCAAGGAGCCCGAGCACATGGCAGCCCTGGCTAAAAACAGTGACTGGGTGGACCAATTCCGGGGGAAGTTCCTGGGCTCAGTCCAGGTTCCCTATCACAAGGGCAATGTCGTCCTCTCTGCCGCTGTGCAAAAGATTGCCACCACCCGCCGGCTAACCGTGCACTTTAACCCGCCCTCCAGCTGTGTCCTGGAGATCAGCGTGCGGGGTGTGAAGATAGGTGTCAAGGCCGACGACTCCCAGGAGGCCAAGGGGAATAAATGTAGCCACTTTTTCCAGTTAAAAAACATCTCTTTCCGCGGATATCATCCAAAGAACAACAAGTACTTTGGGTTCATCACCAAGCACCTCGCCGACCACCGGTTTGCCTGCCACGTCTTTGTGTCTGAAGACTCCACCAAAGCCCTGGCAGAGTCCGTGGGGAGAGCATTCCAGCAGTTTCACAAGCAGTTTGTGGAGTACACCTGCCCCACAGAAGATATCTACCTGGAGTAG